A genomic window from Solanum dulcamara chromosome 11, daSolDulc1.2, whole genome shotgun sequence includes:
- the LOC129873060 gene encoding xyloglucan glycosyltransferase 4 — protein sequence MAPSSVVVTMENTKSISLVEVNDLDSPAFRDKNKAANPKRFTKVLLLKAQRTLGCIPKTFASVKKRIALSDERDEEPKYRGKLYRFIRAFLAISVVALFIEIFAYFNKWELNLVNPWEVQSILQWTYMAWISFRADYIAPSLSKLTTFCIVLFLIQSVDRLVLCLGCFWMKFRKIKPIINEDASDLEDGNGSYFPMVLVQIPMCNEKEVFAQSIGAVCQLDWPKDRFLVQVLDDSDDEVLQQMIKNECLSWKEKGVNIIYRHRFIRTGYKAGNLKSAMTCDYVQDYEFVAIFDADFQPNPDFLKLTVPHFKGKPDVGLVQARWTFVNQDENLLTRLQNINLCFHFEVEQQVNGHYLNFFGFNGTAGVWRIKALEESGGWLERTTVEDMDIAVRAHLYGWKFIYVNDVRALCELPESYEAYKKQQHRWHSGPMQLFRLCLPTILTSKISVWKKANMIFLFFLLRKLILPFYSFTLFCIILPLTMFIPEAQLPAWVICYVPIVMSILNILPAPKSFPFLMPYLLFENTMSVTKFNAMVSGLFQLGSAYEWVVTKKTGRSSESDLLAFAERESKNMNEEKISRRLSESGLELYGKLKEHEEEVPKKKKANKIYRKELALAFLLLTAAARSLLSAQGIHFYYLLFQGLTFLIVGLDLIGEQVS from the exons ATGGCACCAAGCTCTGTAGTTGTCACAATGGAGAATACAAAAAGCATTTCATTAGTTGAAGTTAATGATTTGGATTCACCAGCCTTTAGGGATAAAAACAAGGCTGCTAATCCCAAAAGATTTACTAAAGTACTTTTACTCAAAGCCCAAAGGACACTTGGTTGCATCCCAAAAACTTTTGCATCTGTCAAGAAACGTATTGCTTTATCAGATGAGAGAGATGAAGAGCCAAAATACAGGGGGAAGTTGTACAGATTTATTAGAGCTTTTCTTGCTATATCAGTGGTGGCTTTGTTTATTGAAATCTTTGCTTATTTCAATAAGTGGGAATTAAATCTGGTGAATCCTTGGGAGGTGCAAAGCATATTGCAATGGACTTATATGGCTTGGATTTCATTTAGAGCTGATTACATTGCTCCATCCCTTTCCAAACTCACTACATTTTGTATTGTGCTTTTCCTTATTCAATCAGTAGATCGACTTGTTCTTTGTCTTGGATGTTTCTGGATGAAATTCAGGAAGATCAAGCCAATTATCAATGAAGATGCATCTGATCTTGAGGATGGAAATGGATCCTATTTCCCCATGGTTCTTGTACAGATTCCCATGTGCAATGAAAAAGAG GTTTTTGCGCAATCAATTGGTGCTGTTTGTCAGCTGGATTGGCCAAAAGACCGATTCTTGGTACAAGTATTGGATGATTCAGATGATGAAGTCCTGCAGCAAATGATCAAGAATGAATGTTTATCCTGGAAAGAGAAAGGGGTCAACATTATCTACAGACATCGGTTCATCCGAACTGGTTACAAAGCTGGCAATCTTAAATCTGCAATGACTTGTGACTATGTTCAGGACTATGAATTTGTTGCAATTTTTGATGCGGATTTCCAACCAAATCCTGATTTCCTTAAACTGACTGTACCTCATTTTAAG GGAAAACCGGATGTTGGACTTGTTCAAGCACGCTGGACCTTTGTTAATCAGGATGAGAACTTACTTACTAGGCTTCAGAACATTAACTTGTGCTTCCATTTTGAAGTGGAACAGCAAGTGAATGGTCACTATCTCAATTTCTTTGGATTCAATGGAACAGCTGGTGTTTGGAGAATTAAGGCTTTGGAGGAGTCTGGTGGATGGTTGGAACGGACAACTGTTGAGGACATGGATATCGCGGTCAGAGCACACTTATATGGCTGGAAATTTATCTATGTTAATGATGTAAGGGCTCTTTGTGAGTTACCAGAATCATATGAGGCTTACAAAAAACAGCAGCACCGTTGGCATTCTGGTCCTATGCAGCTCTTCAGACTATGTCTTCCTACAATCCTGACTTCAAAG ATCTCTGTCTGGAAGAAGGCCAACATGatattccttttctttcttctaagGAAGCTGATATTACCCTTTTACTCATTCACATTGTTCTGTATCATACTTCCACTAACAATGTTCATACCAGAAGCCCAGTTACCCGCCTGGGTGATCTGTTATGTCCCTATAGTCATGTCCATTTTGAACATCCTTCCAGCACCAAAGTCCTTCCCTTTCCTAATGCCATACCTCCTATTTGAGAACACAATGTCCGTGACAAAATTCAACGCCATGGTCTCGGGGTTATTTCAGTTGGGAAGTGCCTATGAATGGGTGGTCACCAAGAAAACAGGCAGATCTTCTGAATCAGACTTGCTAGCATTTGCTGAGAGGGAATCAAAGAATATgaatgaagagaaaatttcAAGAAGGCTATCTGAATCTGGTCTAGAACTATACGGCAAACTAAAAGAGCACGAAGAAGAGGTTCCGAAGAAAAAGAAGGCAAACAAAATCTACAGGAAGGAGTTAGCACTTGCTTTTCTTTTGCTGACTGCAGCTGCAAGAAGCCTGTTATCTGCACAAGGCATACATTTCTACTACTTGCTGTTTCAAGGTTTAACTTTTCTTATAGTTGGCTTGGATTTAATTGGAGAACAAGTCAGCTAA